From a region of the Gemmatimonas aurantiaca genome:
- a CDS encoding alpha/beta hydrolase-fold protein has protein sequence MSPQFVDPALPKRIDRWRSPALGLEMPIVSYGWRGQPVLLFPTAAADFLENERFWLIKAIEPLLIQGRIRVFSIDSINRLAWMERGLPVPECARRQALYSRYVEDEVVPFMRHVVGDQSARAITTGASFGCFHAANAFFRRPDLFGGVIGMSGFYDLSPSYLLGYSDDNCYFNNPMWYVANIEGWPLDQLRHHSRIVLTSGQGAYERPDMTRDFHDLLDRKGVGHLYELWGHDVNHDWPWWRKMLPYYLERIGC, from the coding sequence ATGTCACCACAGTTCGTCGACCCGGCGCTGCCCAAGCGCATCGACCGCTGGCGCAGCCCCGCGCTCGGTCTCGAGATGCCCATCGTGAGCTACGGCTGGCGCGGTCAGCCGGTCCTGCTCTTCCCCACCGCGGCCGCGGATTTTCTGGAGAACGAGCGGTTCTGGCTGATCAAAGCCATCGAACCGCTGCTCATCCAGGGACGTATCCGGGTGTTCTCCATCGATTCCATCAACCGCCTGGCCTGGATGGAGCGGGGGCTGCCGGTGCCCGAATGTGCGCGACGCCAGGCGTTGTATTCGCGGTACGTGGAAGACGAAGTCGTGCCGTTCATGCGACACGTCGTCGGCGATCAGAGCGCGCGCGCCATCACCACCGGCGCGAGCTTCGGCTGCTTCCATGCGGCCAATGCGTTCTTCCGTCGTCCGGATCTGTTCGGTGGGGTGATCGGCATGAGCGGTTTCTACGATCTGTCGCCGAGCTATCTGCTGGGGTACTCCGACGACAACTGCTACTTCAACAATCCCATGTGGTACGTCGCCAACATCGAGGGATGGCCCCTCGATCAACTGCGACACCACTCACGGATCGTGCTCACCAGCGGTCAGGGCGCCTACGAGCGTCCGGACATGACGCGGGACTTCCACGATCTGCTCGACCGGAAGGGCGTCGGTCATCTCTACGAATTGTGGGGGCACGACGTGAATCACGACTGGCCCTGGTGGCGCAAGATGCTGCCCTACTATCTGGAGCGTATCGGATGCTGA
- a CDS encoding dipeptidase translates to MLSNRWSDRRHERPVRRGAGRAGAVSMVTLAVALTAAMMGPDSALEAQTAKAGVAVAPTPAGQPMRNASLDARVAHVRRLLRGSPLIDGHNDLPWAMREEKERPLDVVAYNLRQTTRGMTDIARLRKGMIGGQFWSVYIPGEVRDSGYARMQLEQIDIARRVIERYPDVLAPALTASDVRKAFAQGKIGSLLGMEGGHAIENSLGALRAYYALGARYMTLTHNVTLDWADAAADKPVHGGLTPFGEEVVREMNRLGMLVDLAHVSPGTMSDALDVSEAPVIFSHSNARALTDVPRNVPDSILARLPKNGGVVMVTFVPQFASQKFADYSARITAVRDSITKRFPNDNDAQFRAIAAWREANPAPVVTIGDVADHLDHIRKVAGSAHVGIGGDFDGITETVQGLEDVSKYPDLLAELVKRGWTDAELRALAGENVLRVLTRAEAVSARLRKERPASTKTIQQLDRKVVP, encoded by the coding sequence ATGCTGAGCAACCGTTGGTCCGATCGGCGGCACGAACGGCCGGTCCGCCGCGGCGCCGGTCGGGCGGGCGCGGTGTCGATGGTCACCCTGGCCGTCGCACTCACCGCGGCGATGATGGGGCCGGATTCCGCGCTCGAAGCGCAGACCGCGAAGGCCGGCGTGGCCGTGGCGCCGACACCCGCGGGACAGCCCATGCGCAACGCCTCGCTGGACGCGCGCGTGGCGCATGTCCGTCGCCTCCTGCGCGGCTCGCCGCTCATCGATGGGCACAACGATCTGCCGTGGGCGATGCGCGAGGAGAAGGAGAGGCCGCTCGACGTCGTGGCCTACAATCTCCGGCAGACGACACGCGGCATGACGGACATCGCGCGTCTGCGGAAGGGCATGATCGGCGGACAGTTCTGGTCGGTGTACATCCCCGGGGAAGTGCGCGATTCGGGATATGCGCGCATGCAGCTCGAGCAGATCGACATCGCCAGGCGCGTCATCGAGCGGTATCCCGATGTGCTTGCGCCGGCGCTCACCGCGTCCGACGTGCGGAAGGCCTTCGCCCAGGGCAAGATCGGTTCCCTGCTGGGCATGGAGGGTGGACATGCCATCGAGAATTCGCTCGGCGCGCTGCGGGCGTATTACGCGCTCGGCGCGCGGTACATGACCCTCACGCACAACGTGACGCTCGACTGGGCCGATGCGGCGGCCGACAAACCCGTGCACGGCGGTCTCACGCCCTTCGGCGAGGAAGTCGTGCGCGAGATGAACCGGCTGGGCATGCTCGTCGATCTGGCACACGTCTCACCGGGCACGATGAGCGATGCGCTGGACGTCAGCGAAGCGCCGGTCATCTTCTCGCACTCGAATGCGCGCGCGCTCACCGATGTGCCGCGCAACGTGCCCGATTCCATTCTCGCGCGCCTGCCGAAGAACGGTGGTGTGGTGATGGTGACCTTCGTGCCGCAGTTCGCTTCGCAGAAGTTCGCCGACTACAGCGCGCGGATCACGGCCGTCCGCGATTCCATCACGAAACGTTTCCCCAACGACAACGACGCGCAGTTCCGGGCCATTGCCGCCTGGCGCGAAGCGAATCCGGCGCCGGTGGTCACCATCGGCGACGTGGCCGATCACCTGGATCACATCCGGAAGGTCGCCGGCAGCGCGCACGTGGGCATCGGTGGCGATTTTGACGGCATCACGGAAACCGTTCAGGGGCTGGAGGATGTCTCAAAATATCCCGACCTGCTGGCGGAACTCGTGAAGCGCGGGTGGACCGATGCGGAATTGCGGGCCCTCGCCGGCGAGAACGTGTTGCGGGTGCTCACGCGCGCGGAAGCCGTGTCCGCCCGTCTGCGCAAGGAACGTCCGGCCAGCACGAAGACCATCCAGCAGCTCGACCGGAAGGTCGTCCCCTGA
- a CDS encoding twin-arginine translocation signal domain-containing protein, which translates to MTLDRRSFIKSSALIGGAVGLGVPAAAQAFTADGVRVPAQPAYRPETGDAQPRPLRILILGGTGFIGPQQVDYALARKHQLTLFNRGQSGQGLFPQVPRIIGDRNAPGGHDGLKKGTWDVVIDNPTRNPQWVRGAGEALKGRVGQYILVSTISVYSDYSKPGMDESGPMHAPGAPEAWASNDGAHYGPNKVQCEIDAKAQFGADKVTIVRPGLIVGPGDLSDRFSYWPVRIDRGGEVMAPGMPSDPVQYIDVHDLGEFIVRLGENHTIGTFNATGPAAPTNIAEMLYGIKAVTTSDAKFTWVPAEFLAQHQVRAWSDMPVWQPGQGRTAGFMAVNCQKALAAGLTFRPLADTAKSTLDWYKTRPAAEQEKARAGLAPEKEQTVLAAWRARQGETRPGEGRQDEGHQSGAR; encoded by the coding sequence ATGACGCTCGATCGTCGCTCGTTCATCAAATCGTCCGCCCTCATCGGCGGCGCTGTCGGTCTCGGCGTTCCGGCCGCGGCTCAGGCGTTCACCGCCGACGGCGTGCGGGTTCCCGCTCAACCCGCCTATCGGCCCGAAACCGGCGACGCACAACCCAGGCCGCTCCGCATTCTGATTCTTGGTGGCACGGGATTCATCGGTCCGCAGCAGGTGGACTACGCGTTGGCGCGCAAGCATCAGCTCACGCTCTTCAATCGTGGACAGAGTGGGCAGGGCCTGTTCCCGCAGGTGCCGCGCATCATCGGCGATCGCAACGCACCGGGTGGACACGACGGACTGAAGAAGGGCACGTGGGACGTCGTGATCGACAACCCCACGCGCAATCCGCAGTGGGTGCGCGGTGCCGGTGAAGCACTCAAGGGGCGTGTCGGGCAGTACATCCTCGTCTCCACGATCTCGGTGTACAGCGACTATTCGAAGCCCGGCATGGACGAGAGCGGGCCGATGCATGCACCGGGCGCGCCCGAGGCGTGGGCCAGCAACGATGGGGCGCACTACGGCCCCAACAAGGTGCAGTGCGAAATCGATGCGAAGGCGCAATTCGGCGCCGACAAGGTGACCATCGTTCGCCCCGGCCTCATCGTGGGACCGGGCGATCTCAGCGATCGGTTCTCCTACTGGCCCGTGCGTATCGACCGGGGCGGTGAAGTCATGGCGCCCGGTATGCCCAGCGATCCGGTGCAGTACATCGACGTGCACGATCTCGGCGAATTCATCGTGCGACTCGGTGAGAACCACACCATCGGCACGTTCAACGCCACCGGCCCGGCGGCGCCCACCAACATCGCCGAGATGTTGTACGGCATCAAAGCCGTCACGACCAGCGATGCGAAATTCACCTGGGTGCCCGCGGAGTTCCTCGCGCAGCATCAGGTGCGGGCGTGGTCCGACATGCCGGTGTGGCAACCGGGGCAGGGACGCACGGCCGGTTTCATGGCCGTGAATTGTCAGAAGGCCTTAGCGGCCGGTCTGACGTTCCGGCCGCTGGCCGACACGGCAAAGAGCACGCTCGACTGGTACAAGACGCGACCGGCCGCGGAGCAGGAAAAGGCGCGCGCCGGACTGGCCCCAGAGAAGGAGCAGACGGTGCTCGCGGCGTGGCGCGCGCGACAGGGCGAAACCCGACCGGGTGAAGGACGTCAGGACGAGGGCCATCAGAGCGGGGCCCGGTGA
- a CDS encoding MFS transporter, whose product MTTDEPFFWRRTFNRLGTIEPGEERATLLAAIYFFFALASYFILRAVRDAVGVAAGTDKLPWLFTGTLLTTLAMNPMYSSIVARLPVRRFIPIVYRVFIALLLTFAAVIKWGPNTWEPYLGPAFWILTSIYSLFIPSVFWGFMADTFRPEQSKRLFGFISVGGTLGALAGAFLTSRLAEVVGTPVLMVMSVVLLESAVRSAGRFPPSFRPDTRARDEAQQPVGGSAFAGITHVLASPYLLGIGLYMLMFTIGSTILYFQQAEIVGARYADREARTAFLATIDTVVQSLTILAQLFVTGRVIKWFGVAVTLAIMPVLSLVGFAALGTWGTLAVFVVFQVLRRAGEYAFGRPAREVLYTVVSPEDKYKAKNFIDTFVYRSGDQIGAWSYAGLSALGLAVGTISLAAAPLSAVWLAIALWLGREQARRQREEAGVSRLGSLADR is encoded by the coding sequence GTGACGACCGACGAACCGTTTTTTTGGCGTCGCACGTTCAATCGCCTGGGCACCATCGAACCGGGCGAGGAGCGTGCGACGCTGCTCGCCGCGATCTATTTCTTCTTCGCACTGGCCAGCTACTTCATTCTGCGCGCCGTGCGTGATGCGGTCGGTGTCGCCGCCGGCACCGACAAGCTTCCCTGGTTGTTCACGGGCACGTTGCTGACCACGCTGGCGATGAATCCGATGTATTCATCGATCGTGGCGCGACTGCCCGTGCGGCGTTTCATCCCGATCGTGTACCGGGTGTTCATCGCGCTGCTGCTCACGTTCGCCGCGGTGATCAAATGGGGACCGAACACCTGGGAGCCGTACCTCGGCCCGGCGTTCTGGATTCTCACCAGCATCTACAGTCTCTTCATCCCCTCGGTGTTCTGGGGATTCATGGCGGACACGTTCCGTCCTGAACAGAGCAAGCGGTTGTTCGGGTTCATCAGCGTCGGCGGCACACTCGGCGCCCTGGCCGGCGCGTTCCTGACGTCGCGTCTGGCGGAAGTGGTGGGCACGCCCGTACTGATGGTGATGTCGGTGGTGCTGCTCGAAAGTGCCGTGCGATCGGCCGGCCGGTTCCCGCCCAGCTTCCGGCCCGACACGCGGGCCCGCGACGAAGCACAGCAACCCGTGGGGGGATCGGCGTTTGCCGGCATCACGCACGTGCTCGCGTCGCCCTATCTGCTGGGCATCGGTCTCTACATGCTGATGTTCACCATCGGCTCGACCATCCTCTACTTCCAGCAGGCCGAGATCGTGGGCGCGCGCTACGCCGATCGTGAAGCACGCACGGCGTTCCTGGCCACGATCGACACGGTCGTGCAGTCGCTCACCATTCTCGCCCAGCTTTTCGTGACGGGACGGGTGATCAAGTGGTTCGGTGTGGCGGTGACGCTGGCGATCATGCCGGTGCTAAGTCTCGTGGGGTTCGCGGCGCTGGGGACATGGGGCACGCTCGCCGTGTTCGTGGTGTTCCAGGTGCTGCGTCGGGCCGGTGAGTACGCGTTCGGTCGTCCGGCGCGCGAGGTGCTGTACACGGTCGTGTCGCCCGAAGACAAGTACAAGGCAAAAAACTTCATCGACACGTTCGTGTATCGCTCCGGCGATCAGATCGGCGCCTGGAGTTATGCCGGGTTGTCGGCGCTCGGCCTCGCGGTGGGAACCATCTCCCTGGCCGCGGCGCCGTTGAGCGCGGTCTGGTTGGCGATCGCGTTGTGGCTCGGCCGCGAGCAGGCCAGGCGTCAGCGGGAAGAAGCGGGAGTGTCACGGTTGGGGTCGCTTGCGGATCGGTAG
- a CDS encoding BON domain-containing protein yields the protein MTLPRLRARGLMAAATLSLALVFSACGPKDAEIKAAVDTAISGVSGITVAVDKGVATVKGEYASEEVRASTNALIKGVKGVKAVADSATVTPPVVISPDEALRTSVTAALAAYPTLSTTIQDGVVTLTGEVKRADLPKVMQALSALNPKKIENKATVKK from the coding sequence GTGACACTTCCACGTTTGCGCGCACGCGGCCTGATGGCGGCCGCGACCCTGTCCCTCGCGCTCGTCTTCTCGGCCTGCGGACCGAAGGATGCAGAGATCAAAGCCGCCGTCGACACCGCGATCAGCGGAGTGTCCGGCATCACGGTGGCGGTCGACAAAGGTGTCGCCACCGTCAAGGGTGAGTACGCCAGTGAAGAGGTCCGCGCTTCGACGAATGCGCTGATCAAGGGCGTCAAAGGGGTGAAGGCGGTGGCCGACAGCGCGACGGTCACACCCCCCGTGGTGATCTCTCCCGACGAGGCCCTGCGCACGAGCGTGACGGCGGCCCTCGCGGCCTATCCCACGTTGAGCACCACCATTCAGGATGGCGTGGTGACGCTCACGGGTGAAGTGAAGCGCGCCGATCTGCCCAAGGTGATGCAGGCGCTTTCCGCCCTGAATCCCAAGAAGATCGAGAACAAAGCCACCGTGAAGAAGTGA